The following DNA comes from Lentibacillus sp. Marseille-P4043.
GGAACACGGGCGGGATTGATTAACTTTTTCTACTACGTTTCACCAATTCGTAATACAGCGCTGTTGTTGTTAGAACGACGAGAAACACAGCAACAGAATAGGAAATTTGATAGCCATGTTGATGTGTTGTTACCCCCATCTTTGTTGAAATCCATTCCGCTCCCAATCCGGCAATCATCCATACCATGATATACCATATAAATGTTTTTTTGTTAATGCTTAAGCCATCATATAAATAAACAAAAAGATAACTGACTGGAGCAACCATGAAATACAACAGTAGATCAAATAATTCATAGCTGCTCAGATCATTTGTCTTATAAAGATCAATCAAACCTCCCCCAATGGTAAAATCAAACAGTGTTGCACAAGCAAACCCCCATATTAAAAACAATAATGTCACATCACGTGAGAATCGTTTGGGAAGCAAAAAGAAAATGGCGTATAGTACAACAAGAGCGATTAATATATATATTTCATTTTTATCAAAGTGCCCCCATAAATTCATGAAATATCCACCTCGCTCTGGGCTAATTTTTTAAATAATTGATAGGCATAATACGTGATGAGGTGCAGGATAAGAATGTAGATGACATCATAGCCGAAATTCCATTTAACATAACTAATAATATCAAAGTAGAGAGACAATGCCCTTAATCCCAGCAAGAAAACTAATGAAACAGTGATTGTTAAGATAAACTTCAAGGGGGTATTGGATTGATGTATGATATTTAATTGTGTAATTAATGTCATTGGAATGATGACACTTCTATTAAGCAAATAGGCGACATATTTGATGCCCTCTTGAGTTTCTTTGATCAGCTTCAATTCTTCAATAATAATCCACGATGCATTAATGATTATAATTAATAAGACAAGGAAGATTACTGTATTTTCGATAATGGAGAGTTTTTTCGGTAAAACGACAAATATGGCAACAATCAGCCAAGATGCCAAGAAAAAAACTGCGAATCCCATATGATGAACCTCCATTCATATGCTTCTGCTATCCTGTTATTATTATTAATTTAATGGAAAATATACGTAATGGTAATGAGAAGAAAGAAGGAAGGAGAGGAGAAGGTCGCGTAATCACGTATTTAAAAACAAAAACACATCAACTTTCTGACAAGAAGGCGGTATCATTTAGCTAAGAAATAAATGATACCGCCTTTACTAATCCAACAAAGCAGCAAACTTCCGCCGAAACGCCTCCACGTCCGCATCTACACAGACCAAGACATTCCCCTCATCCGAAAAATCCGCAATTGTATTTCCGGCTTCGTCTCCCTCTGTCACTACATTGATGTTCGCCCGTTTCACTTGAAAAAGCTCGGGGTTTGTTAAATAAAAGATGGTGCATAAATCGTGAATGACGATGGCTTTTTCTGAATATGCCTGTTTATAGTGATCAAGCATCTGATAGATCATTTCACCAACATTTCCTTGTTCGCGCAATTTTGCGATGTCATCAAAGGAAACGCTTGTCAAACGGGTCGCGTCCAGGCCGCACATGACAATTTTCATGCTAGAATCAAACACAATTTTAGCTGCATGTGGATCAGCATAGATATTGAATTCTGCTGCAGGTGTCGCGTTTCCACCTTCTACAGCTCCGCCCATTAATATGATTTGTTCAATATTCTCCTTTGTTTCCGGGAACATTTTCAACAAAAGCGCAATGTTCGTCAATGGTCCGATTGGCACAAGTGTAACGGGATCCGCTGACTTCATTATGTAATTTTTCATTTCCATGATGGCGTTATCATTTGATAGTAAATCTGGATTGGCCTCCGCTTCAAACCGGTAATCGCCTATCCCGCTGTTTCCGTGCACCTGTGATGCTGTTTTTGCCGGAAGTACGAGTGGTTCTCCTAATCCTTTGGCAATCGGTGTATCTTTTCCTAAAAAAGTAACCAAATCAACTGCATTTCTGGTCGTATTCTCTATCCCGACATTTCCGCCGACTGTCGTTATCAGTTTCACGTCTAATTCATCCGAGCGTAGTGCTGCTGTTATCGCAACAACGTCATCAATCCCCGGGTCTGTATCAATAATGATTGGTTTTGGCATGTTGTTCATTCCTTTCGTGTTGTTATGGTTGGGTGTTTTTGTATTTAGTGTCGTGTTTCTATTTTATTTCATCATGTTCATCGTTTTCTTGAACTGAAAAAAATCAATAGCTTTGGTAAGAAAGTCAGATGTGTGAGCGAATTTGGCTTGGTGTCACAAAAAAGATCATGATGTTATCATACAATGACAGGATATGCTGTGCAAATTCAATCCCATTTATATTATCCATTTCAAATGACTATAAACTAAAAGTGAAAATTGATAAAAACTTAGGCTGGGTTCGGATTAAGTAAGTTATATGAATTTAATCTGACTATTCAGTAATTTGAGTTATTAAATAATAATCACCATTTTTGACCGCCCTAGTTGTATTAAGCCGTTCCTTGTATACATCACTATTATTATATATAATGTATATGAGGTGATTAACTATGGATTATGAAAGAAAAGTTAGAAAACAAGTTTACCTTGAGCCTGAGCAAAATAAGCGAGTAAAACAATTATCCGCGCTAAATGGCAAGACGGAAGCAGAAATTATTAGGGAAGCCATTGATAATTATCTGGTAAATAACCGAGCAAACCAAAAAGATCCGTTATTTGAACTGGTTGGATTAGTAAAGAATGGTGCAAAAAATGGATCCGTGGAACATGATCAGGATATTTATTTATTTGAAAAAGGAGACACCCATGAAGAGAAGTAAATTATTTATCGATACTGGGGCGTGGATTGCGCTAACCGTAGAGAGTGATCATTTTCATAACAAGGCCCAGACCTATTTGAAAAGCCTTGATTTATCCGTTAAACGTTTTTCTTCCAGTTATGTCATCGCAGAAACCTATACCTGGTTGCGATATCACGAGGGGTTCAAATATGCGGGAACCTTTCTCGATGTCATCAATCGATCGAAAGCAAGCGGTATGTTGGATGTTATCGTTGGTGAAAGAGACACACTAGAAATATCAGAACAGCTTTTGAGGGATTTTCCAGATCAACGTTTATCTTATGTCGATGCAGTCAGTATGGCAATTATGAAAAAGGAAGAGATTAACAAGGTATTCGGATTTGATCATCATTTTTACGTGATGGATTTTGAAGTGGTTCCATATTTGTGAAAAAGCTGAGAACACTCGTGACTTTAGTCATGAGAGATTCAGGGCGGATTTTCAAACGGCGCAGCAAAAACTCTATCGTTCTCAAAAGGAAATGGAAAACAATCAACTAACCTATGATTTGAATATCGATTTTTCACAAGTAATCGACGAATCGTTACGCGTGACTTTTCATGTAACAGATTCGAAAAATCCATCGAATACAAAGACATTTTTGGCTACAGGAAATGCGGATTTGTCCCAGGCAATACAGCTGAATCAAGCGGGTACTGTTTATAACATAACGATCGATATTAAAGGGAAAACAAAAGAAGGATATGTTTTTGGACGAACGGTGGTGGATTCGGTTTATTATTAGATGCTGGGATCAATGCCCTGGTATGTTGATGATGGTGGAGATGTTGTGAATCTGGGAGATTGTTCATGATCCCTTTTTGAATAGTAGAGTCTAGAGAAATTTAGTTTTGTTTGCGATCCAAAACGAATGAATGATGATAATTGAACTGTGTATAAAGCTGTTTGGCCTATTTTGTTTTCCGGAAAAGGTTGAATGGCTTTTTTGTTATATGAATAGGATAGTTGCGTTCCTATCATTGATGAACTAGGCATTCTGTAGCATTGACAAAAAGTTGGGAATTATTGATAGTAAAAATAAATAATTAAATGTTTGCTATTGGTTGTTTTCGGCGTAACGTCCTATAGAAAAAGGGGAAAACGTGAGAAAAACAGCGGTATTTCAAGAAAAGTTAATTTTATAGAAGGAGGCGAATAACATGTCTACGGAAATAAAAATTGAGCAACATCCAATCAAGCAAGCTATTTCTGTACTGGAAGGATCGGCACAAAACTTTGAATCTGCTTTTCCAGAAAAAATTGCAGGGGAAAATCAACTCGATCTTTTGGATCAGCTAAATCAATTAAACCGTGCTTATTCATCTTTGATGGAGTCCTATAAATTATTGTTGCTTCATCTTATTAACACAACTGAAGGATCTGTTGAGTCACTCATCGAAACAGACCAATTGCTGGCAGACTATATGACGTATTTGAAATAGCTGAGATAACAATCAGTTTCAACTGGAAAAAGTGGGTCCTAAACATATGATACGAGGAGGGATGGGATGAAGACTTTGGATTCCTCTACTTTGCATGAAGGAATCGATGCAACACTTAAAGAAATCAACCATGTTCAGAGTAAAGTAACCGACGTGCAAAAAGGCGTTCGTGGCATAATTGATTTAGAGAGTTATTTAAAGGGAAAACGGGTGAATCGATCCGCTCCTTTTATGAAGGTATTCACGGACCATTTTTAATCTATCTGTACCAGTCGTTAACCCATTACAGGCAAACATTAGAAAAGCTGCAACAGGCCGTCCGATCCTATGAGTCAAATGAAAATGGATTCGTTAGGGAAGAATTTCTGGATTACGATGTTCAAAATGGATTCAATAAAGCAGAACAGGTACGGGAGGGCTAGTTGACGAGGCAAATGCAATTATAGCCAGTGTTTCTGATCTTGTTTCCATACCTTCAATTGACATGGAGGAATTTAGCTTCATGGTGCAGAAGGGAAAAAAGAAAACGAAAAATGATATAGAGCAGTTGCATGACCTAGATCACCAACAGACAAAAGCATTAAGTAAGGCAGGAGAAGATCTGGAGTTGCTCCATCAATACATAAATGAAATGACACGCATGTTTGCTTCTGATTACTAGATCACCACTTTTGATGCATTAACAGCCATACAGCTGCCCACGCTTCCTTTGATTTTACAAGAAGTGTACCCGATCCCGGAGGAAACAGAAGAAACCAGTTTATGGATCAAGATAAAAGATGGTGCTGTAAAGGTTGGAAAAGGGGTGTACAATACGGGTAAAGGAGCAGTGCTTGGTGGTGCTGATGTTGTCAAAGATACGGCTGTTGGTATCGGAAACACCATTATACACCCGTTTGAAACCATGGATTCCATGGCGAATATGGTGTTACATCCTTTCAATACCAGCCAATACATTGGTAGCGCAATAGCGGAGTCCTATGAGCGTGATATGGTCAATGGTGATGCTGAAAGTCGTTCGCATTGGGTAACGTATGCACTGGGTACAGCCGTCACAACCGTGTTCGGTACAAAAGGTGCAGGAACGGTAACGAAGACTGGTGTGGCAACTACAAAAGCAGCAGCAACAAAAACTACAGCAGCGGCCGGTAATACCGTGAAAAATATGGATTTTTCGCAGTATTTACCTTATGGACCGCAGTATCAATTGGCTGGTGGAGGTAAGGTTCCTTATAATGTAGTGGATGGGGAGTTTTTGAAGGATCAGTTGATTTTGAAGGCTGAGAGATTGTCGGGGACAAAGGGGAAGGAAAGCAGAGCTGATAATTCAAATGTAAAAGTTAATGGGGAGCCAAAAATTTGGAATAAAGTTAATGGAACAGCAGAAAACATCCCAAATACAGAGATTCCTGCTACTTTTCAAATTGAACTTAAAGAAAATATTAGCTACATTAATCCCCAAACGGGCAGTAATACACTGTGGACTAATTCTAATGCAACTAAACACATGGGTGAATATATTTCTAGATTTGGAAGTGACAGCGACAGTATAGGGGTTCGCAGTCAAGTGATGTTAGAAAGTTATTATAAATCATTAAACGGTGCAATGAATAATTTACAAACAATACCTCGGGGTCGGAATTTTGGGGTTTATGGTAACTGGGAACTTGGAATTAATACAGAAACAGGCGTTGTATATCATGCTAGAATGATAAATTAAGAAAGGAATCTATTATTATGCAAATTAAAAAAGTCGTAAATTCAGATGTGTATAAGAGAACATTTGAACCAATGGGTAAAGGATTACTATTGTTTGAAATTAAAAAGGATATTAGCAGAAACGGTCAAAACTACCACTTTTTTTATGGAAATGGTAAAAAACCGCCTTTAGATTTATCAATAAATCCAGACGATAATACAATTGAATATATAAGCTTTCTTCTTCAAGATGAAAAAATAGTGTCAAGAAAACGGGAAGATACTGTCTTCTTCTTTAAGGAAGAGAATATCGCCATAAGCGACAATAATTTTTCAAGCGATAGACCTCATATAGATTTTTCAAGGGAATTTGAAATAGCACTATTGAATGATAATAAAATTGCTATAGTGAGTAAGGATGTCAAAAGTGACTTAATTGGTTATAGAATCGATACGTCAAATTATATCCTATTTCAGGAGGGTATTTTTAGTGGGTTTTTGATGGAAAATATTTCAACTAATGAATGGGAAGCAATTAAAGAATCAGATGGGTTATAAATTTAATTCATTTAGACGGATTCGATATGACTTATTTCTTACATTCGGAGAACCTTGATTGGCTGATTGCCTGTTAGGGTTCTTAATTGTTTAAGGAGATAGTTCATAAACTAGATACACGATTCTACTGGGCGAGCAACGCGTGACATAGATATGACGAATCATGGAAGTGTTTCTGATCTTGTTTCCATAGCTTCAATTGACATGGAGGAATTTAGCTCCATGGTGCAGAAGGGAAAAAAGAAAACGAAAAATGATATAGAGCAGTTGCATGACCTGGATCATCAACAGACAAAAGCATTAAGTAAGGCAGGAGAAGATCTGGAGTTGCTCCATCAATACATAAATGAAATGACACGCACGTTTGCTTCCGATTACTCGATCACCACTTTTGATGCATTAACAGCACTACAGCTGCCCTCACTTCCTTCGATTTTACAAGAAGTGTACCCGGTCCCGGTGGAAACAGAAGAAACCAGTTTATGGACCAAGATAAAAGATGGTGCTGTAAAGGTTGGAAAAGGGGTGTACAATACGGGTAAAGGAGCAGTGCTTGGTGGTGCTGATGTGGTTAAAGATACAGCGGTTGGTATCGGAAACACCATCATACACCCGTTTGAAACCATGGATTCCATGGCAAATATTGTGTTACATCCCGTCGATACCGGCCAATACATTGGTAACGCAATAAGGGAGTCATATGAGCGTGATATGGTCAATGGTGATGCTGAAAGTCGTTCGCATTGGGTAACGTATGCACTGGGTACAGCCGTCACAACCGTGTTCGGTACAAAAGGTGCAGGAACGGTAACGAAGACTGATGTGGCAACTACAAAAGCAGCAGCAACGGCCGGTAATACCGTGAAAAATATGGATTTTTCGCAGTATTTACCCTATGGACCACAGTATCAATTGGCTGGTGGAGGTAAGGTTCCTTATAATGTAGTGGATGGGGAGTTTTTGAAGGATCAGTTGATTTTGAAGGCTGAGAGATTGGATGGTTCAAAGGGAAGCTCAAAGAATATATTTTCGAGTAATACTTTAAATGAAAAACAAAGTGAAATTATAAGGTCCGTCGAAAATGGAAAGATTATTTTAAATACTACTAAGCAAAAAGGCAATTATGGTGAAATGAAAATGGATGATTATTTCGAGAGTAAAGATTATACAAGAATTAGTACTGATAGGGTTACTGATTTAGATGATAAAATAATAAAAGGAATTGACGGTGTCTATGAAAATTCCAATCCACCACCAAAATATGTTATTGGAGAAGCGAAATACGGTAGCTCTAGATTAGGAAAAACGAAAAGTGGTAAGCAAATGAGTGATCAGTGGGTTGATGGTAATAAAAGACTTGAAAAATCTGTAGGAAAGAATTTGGCTGATAAAATTATTTTGGAAGAAATGTTGAATGCAAAGAATGTTGAGAAGGTTTTAATTCGAACTACTATTGATGGAAATGTAAAAAAATTTACTGTTGATGATAATGGGAGAATAATAAAATAAGGAGGGTTTCATGGTGGTTAGGGACAAAATGAAAAACGAAAAGTATTATATTGACTATATAGAAGAAGAAAATGAAAGGATCGCTAAATTTGAATCGATGGTGGAGCTGTTAACTAAGAACAGAGGCCCCAACGATAAAGGGGTGAAAAAAGGTAATTATCATATTTATGGACTAAAGTTTAGTAAATTAACAGCAATGTATTCTTTAGGAGTATCCCTTGAAGAAATAAAAGAATTTTACCCGGAAGTTGTCAATATAATGGAAAAAGCTTGGAATTCGGATAGCGGTTATGTAGAAATGCTTTGGATGTTATCCATTGGAAACATGCTGAAAATAGATGATAAACAATTTGATAGGCTAGTCAAATTGATAGAAATACAAAAGGTAGAGGATTTCCTATATGATTATTTAATCCAAGCGAAGCAAACAAAAAATTGGCAACAAATTACCGGGAATCTGTTATATGAAACACCCTATTTAACCTTAAAACAAATTATTGAGAGCAACGATAAAAACTATCAAAGCACAACATTAAAAAAATATCTGGAAATAGATTGGTATGAGGGTCATGATGATATGGGATGGTACGCTTCTCATAATAGTAAACATGACATTTATAGCGGTTATTGGAGTTTTGAAAGCGGAGCAATTGCCCAGATATTGAAGCTTAACGATAACGATCTTAAAAATACAACCTATTATCCGTACGACATGGTACATTATCAGGATAATTGAATTTGTATTGAAGCTTGGTATTTTAGTCAAAGAATATCGCGAATTAGGATTCAAGGATAGGAACGGTGGATTTATTTTAAAATACTTTCAATTTTAGGTTTAATCGATGAGGGATTGACTTTAGGGGATGAAGTGTTTGAATTTAAGCTGACTCTTAATGATAATAATGAGCCAGTTAATGATGATTTACAGGATTTGTTCTTAGCGTACGTTGAGGAAACTAGATAGAGTGAAACCAATAATAAGTGGCGGTTATTTTAAAGATAACGCTTGTTTTAAAAATAATTTTTGGACCAGGATGATAACTACTATACTGATTTTGAGTAAGTAAAAGGTCATCATTTAACCATCCAACCCTACGAACCAAATGCGATTATAGCCAGTGATTCCGATCTGGTATGGCGGGTGGTAAAATTGTCTTAATAATTATAACGGTGCTTGGTGTTTTGGATCGACGAAAGCCATATCGAGTTACTAGTGGTGTATATGGCAATCGAAAAATGAGCCACATGGCAACTCAATATTGAGCCACCATAAGTTTGTGAATTTTATTTA
Coding sequences within:
- a CDS encoding type II toxin-antitoxin system VapC family toxin: MKRSKLFIDTGAWIALTVESDHFHNKAQTYLKSLDLSVKRFSSSYVIAETYTWLRYHEGFKYAGTFLDVINRSKASGMLDVIVGERDTLEISEQLLRDFPDQRLSYVDAVSMAIMKKEEINKVFGFDHHFYVMDFEVVPYL
- a CDS encoding nucleoside hydrolase, which codes for MPKPIIIDTDPGIDDVVAITAALRSDELDVKLITTVGGNVGIENTTRNAVDLVTFLGKDTPIAKGLGEPLVLPAKTASQVHGNSGIGDYRFEAEANPDLLSNDNAIMEMKNYIMKSADPVTLVPIGPLTNIALLLKMFPETKENIEQIILMGGAVEGGNATPAAEFNIYADPHAAKIVFDSSMKIVMCGLDATRLTSVSFDDIAKLREQGNVGEMIYQMLDHYKQAYSEKAIVIHDLCTIFYLTNPELFQVKRANINVVTEGDEAGNTIADFSDEGNVLVCVDADVEAFRRKFAALLD
- a CDS encoding CopG family transcriptional regulator; the protein is MDYERKVRKQVYLEPEQNKRVKQLSALNGKTEAEIIREAIDNYLVNNRANQKDPLFELVGLVKNGAKNGSVEHDQDIYLFEKGDTHEEK
- a CDS encoding PoNe immunity protein domain-containing protein; translated protein: MVRDKMKNEKYYIDYIEEENERIAKFESMVELLTKNRGPNDKGVKKGNYHIYGLKFSKLTAMYSLGVSLEEIKEFYPEVVNIMEKAWNSDSGYVEMLWMLSIGNMLKIDDKQFDRLVKLIEIQKVEDFLYDYLIQAKQTKNWQQITGNLLYETPYLTLKQIIESNDKNYQSTTLKKYLEIDWYEGHDDMGWYASHNSKHDIYSGYWSFESGAIAQILKLNDNDLKNTTYYPYDMVHYQDN
- a CDS encoding T7SS effector LXG polymorphic toxin, giving the protein MTNHGSVSDLVSIASIDMEEFSSMVQKGKKKTKNDIEQLHDLDHQQTKALSKAGEDLELLHQYINEMTRTFASDYSITTFDALTALQLPSLPSILQEVYPVPVETEETSLWTKIKDGAVKVGKGVYNTGKGAVLGGADVVKDTAVGIGNTIIHPFETMDSMANIVLHPVDTGQYIGNAIRESYERDMVNGDAESRSHWVTYALGTAVTTVFGTKGAGTVTKTDVATTKAAATAGNTVKNMDFSQYLPYGPQYQLAGGGKVPYNVVDGEFLKDQLILKAERLDGSKGSSKNIFSSNTLNEKQSEIIRSVENGKIILNTTKQKGNYGEMKMDDYFESKDYTRISTDRVTDLDDKIIKGIDGVYENSNPPPKYVIGEAKYGSSRLGKTKSGKQMSDQWVDGNKRLEKSVGKNLADKIILEEMLNAKNVEKVLIRTTIDGNVKKFTVDDNGRIIK
- a CDS encoding DUF5344 family protein, translated to MSTEIKIEQHPIKQAISVLEGSAQNFESAFPEKIAGENQLDLLDQLNQLNRAYSSLMESYKLLLLHLINTTEGSVESLIETDQLLADYMTYLK